Proteins encoded together in one Juglans regia cultivar Chandler chromosome 9, Walnut 2.0, whole genome shotgun sequence window:
- the LOC118349388 gene encoding uncharacterized protein LOC118349388, producing the protein MFLVRLLLPASIVMTVCFATFASGAPDQLPPDEVQALRDILHTLGKKDWDFSNPCNSNVPPTDDIKEIAAVSCSNCTFGNGNVSYRVVGIGKDWNSSKSTTCHEETKPLRSSTYPKGSPPAVAVVKSVLKKISTLVTLLDVTTYLN; encoded by the exons atgtttcttGTTCGGCTTCTTCTTCCAGCTTCAATCGTCATGACCGTTTGCTTTGCAACTTTTGCTTCCGGAGCCCCTGATCAACTGCCCCCTGATGAag TGCAAGCTTTACGTGACATATTGCATACGTTGGGGAAGAAGGACTGGGACTTCTCTAACCCATGTAATAGTAATGTACCACCAACGGACGACATAAAAGAGATTGCTGCTGTTAGCTGCAGCAACTGCACCTTCGGCAATGGCAACGTGTCGTACCGCGTTGTGGGCAT TGGCAAAGACTGGAATTCGTCGAAGTCCACAACGTGCCATGAAGAAACCAAACCCTTGAGGAGTTCGACATATCCAAAGGGTTCTCCACCAGCAGTAGCTGTTGTAAAGAGTGTGTTGAAGAAAATCTCAACTCTTGTCACATTGCTCGACGTGACTACATATCTCAATTGA
- the LOC108987565 gene encoding probable leucine-rich repeat receptor-like serine/threonine-protein kinase At3g14840 isoform X1: MFLVRLLLPASIVMTVCFATFASGALDQLPDDEVQALRDILHTLGKKDWDFSNPCNSTVPPTDDTKKIAAVTCSNCTFGNGNESYRVVGIYFMRQNLPGTLPPDLGKLPCLQVFDLSYNYLNGSIPSAWGSLKQLVNISVSGNRLTGPIPGDLAKIPTLTSLTVEYNQLSGNLPLELGSLSSLEVLKLRSNNFTGELPSSFANLTSMTEFRISDNQFSGQISSYIQNWKNLTKLYIQASGLKGPIPPLDLLGKLTVLMISDLNGSDQVTNFPLKNIDVARWKTLILRNCNLTGPLPEPILSPGVGISLLTLDLSFNSLSGEIPESFGSSLRDVPRIYLTRNLFTGPIPDWILDGGKNIDLSYNKFTIPEGSKLSSSNCQYGKGINLFASSSMDNETSNIVSCLRISSRCPKNGQYKLHINCGGQEVTVNNSIKFDADTNSGGPSNFFLAQDYYWSFSSTGHFLLDNRPKKAFILSNLSRLSTDTTNPELYMTARFSPLSLTYYAFCLVSGKYRVRLHFAEIVFTDDETYKSLGRRVFDVYIQGERRLKDFDIVKAAGGVRKPNIQSFDAVVTNSGTLEIRFYWAGKGTNTIPSIGDYGPLISAISVDYLDQIPSSIPKGGVVGIIVAGAFVIILFIVAILWWKGCLGQRSSATEHDLRGLDLKTGIFTLRQIKTATNNFDAANKIGEGGFGSVYKGLLSDGTTMAIKQLSSKSKQGNREFLNEIGMISALQHPHLVKLYGCCVEGNQLLLVYEYMENNSLARALFGPEEYQLQLDWPTRHRICVGIARGLAYLHEESRLKIVHRDIKATNVLLDKNLNPKISDFGMAKLDEEDNTHISTRIAGTYGYMAPEYAMRGYLTDKADVYSFGVVALEIVNGKSNTSPRSKGEALHLLDWALVLKEKGNLLDLVDPRLGSNYMKEEVMRLINVALLCTNVSASVRPTMSSVVSMLEGDAVIPELGPNLSIIDDEMKVKALCEHFQDKKELSRSENSQTQSLLRDDPFTGSSTSAVDLYPINVDSSYWEKRV; this comes from the exons atgtttcttGTTCGGCTTCTTCTTCCAGCTTCAATCGTCATGACCGTTTGCTTTGCAACTTTTGCTTCCGGAGCCCTTGACCAACTGCCCGATGATGAag TGCAAGCTTTACGTGACATATTGCATACGTTGGGGAAGAAGGACTGGGACTTCTCTAACCCATGTAATAGTACTGTACCACCAACGGACGACACAAAAAAGATTGCTGCTGTTACGTGCAGCAACTGCACCTTTGGCAATGGCAACGAGTCGTACCGCGTTGTGGGCAT ATATTTCATGAGACAAAATCTACCAGGCACTCTTCCTCCAGATTTGGGGAAGTTACCTTGCCTGCAAGTATT TGACCTCTCTTACAACTACCTTAACGGTTCAATCCCTTCGGCTTGGGGCTCCTTAAAGCAGCTTGTCAATAT TTCCGTTTCAGGAAACCGGTTAACGGGTCCTATCCCTGGAGATCTTGCGAAAATCCCAACTCTGACAAGCTT GACGGTCGAGTACAATCAACTTTCTGGAAATCTTCCTCTAGAGCTTGGGAGTTTGTCCTCCTTAGAAGTACT TAAACTCAGGTCGAATAATTTTACTGGGGAGCTACCTTCTTCATTTGCAAACTTGACCTCAATGACAGAGTT TCGGATCAGTGACAATCAATTTTCTGGACAGATTTCCAGTTATattcaaaattggaaaaatctCACTAAATT ATATATTCAGGCAAGTGGTTTGAAGGGGCCAATTCCTCCCCTTGATCTTTTGGGAAAGTTAACTGTCTT GATGATCAGTGACTTGAATGGATCTGATCAAGTAACTAATTTTCCACTGAAAAACATTGACGTGGCACGATGGAAAACACT gatATTGAGGAATTGCAATCTTACTGGACCGCTACCCGAGCCAATATTATCTCCCGGGGTTGGGATATCATTGTTAACCTT AGATCTCAGCTTCAACAGTCTAAGTGGAGAAATTCCAGAGAGTTTTGGAAGTTCACTACGAGATGTACCACGCAT ATACTTAACCCGCAACTTGTTTACTGGACCAATACCTGATTGGATACTGGATGGAGGAAAAAATAT CGATCTTTCATATAACAAGTTTACAATTCCTGAAGGATCTAAATTATCATCATCAAATTGTCAATATGGGAAAGG GATTAACTTGTTCGCAAGCTCTTCGATGGACAATGAGAC TAGCAATATTGTTTCGTGTTTGAGGATCAGCTCGCGTTGTCCCAAAA ATGGCCAGTACAAGCTTCATATAAATTGCGGCGGACAAGAAGTAACTGTTAATAACAGTATTAAATTTGATGCTGATACAAATTCAGGGGGACCTTCAAATTTCTTCCTCGCACAAGACTACTACTGGTCGTTTAGCAGCACTGGTCATTTCCTATTAGATAACCGCCCTAAAAAAGCTTTCATTTTGTCAAATTTATCCAGACTCTCTACGGACACGACCAATCCCGAACTGTACATGACAGCGcgtttttctcctctctctcttactTATTATGCCTTTTGTTTGGTAAGTGGAAAGTACAGAGTAAGGCTCCATTTTGCGGAGATAGTGTTCACTGATGATGAAACGTATAAGAGCTTGGGAAGACGTGTATTTGATGTTTACATTCAG ggAGAGCGAAGGCTGAAGGATTTCGATATTGTAAAGGCGGCAGGTGGGGTTCGTAAGCCAAATATACAAAGTTTTGATGCTGTCGTGACTAATAGTGGTACCCTGGAGATCCGTTTCTACTGGGCTGGGAAGGGGACAAATACTATCCCATCGATAGGAGACTATGGTCCTCTTATTTCAGCCATTTCTGTGGATTATC tTGATCAAATCCCTTCAAGTATACCTAAAGGGGGAGTGGTTGGAATTATCGTTGCCGGAgcttttgttataatattatttattgtggcTATACTCTGGTGGAAAGGTTGTCTAGGACAAAGATCAAGTGCTACTGAACATG ATTTAAGAGGCCTAGACCTGAAAACTGGAATATTCACCTTAAGGCAAATCAAAACAGCCACAAACAATTTTGATGCGGCGAATAAAATTGGGGAAGGTGGTTTTGGTTCTGTTTATAAG GGCCTTTTGTCTGATGGCACCACGATGGCAATCAAACAGCTTTCTTCCAAATCAAAGCAAGGAAATCGTGAGTTTTTGAATGAGATCGGCATGATTTCTGCTTTGCAACACCCTCATCTTGTAAAGCTCTATGGATGCTGTGTTGAAGGAAATCAATTGTTGCTGGTATACGAGTACATGGAAAATAATAGCCTCGCTCGTGCTTTGTTTG GGCCAGAAGAATATCAATTACAATTGGATTGGCCAACAAGACATAGGATTTGTGTTGGTATAGCAAGAGGTTTGGCCTATCTCCATGAAGAGTCAAGGTTGAAGATTGTCCATAGAGACATCAAGGCTACTAATGTCTTGCTTGATAAAAATCTCAACCCTAAGATATCCGACTTTGGTATGGCCAAGCTTGATGAAGAGGATAATACCCACATCAGCACCCGAATTGCTGGAACTTA TGGTTATATGGCACCTGAGTATGCGATGCGAGGCTATTTAACTGACAAAGCAGATGTTTATAGCTTTGGAGTAGTCGCCTTGGAAATTGTCAATGGGAAGAGCAACACGAGTCCCCGGTCTAAGGGGGAAGCTCTACATCTTCTTGATTGG GCACttgttttaaaagagaaaggaaatctATTGGATTTGGTTGATCCAAGATTAGGCTCAAACTACATGAAGGAAGAGGTTATGCGTTTGATTAATGTGGCTCTCCTATGCACTAATGTTTCTGCATCAGTTAGGCCTACCATGTCCTCAGTGGTGAGCATGCTTGAGGGCGACGCTGTTATTCCAGAGTTGGGTCCAAATTTAAGTATCAtagatgatgaaatgaaagtgaAGGCACTATGTGAGCATTTCCAAGATAAGAAAGAACTGAGTAGGTCGGAAAATAGCCAGACCCAAAGTTTATTAAGGGATGATCCATTCACGGGTTCTTCTACATCCGCTGTTGATCTATATCCAATCAACGTGGATTCTAGTTATTGGGAGAAAAGAGTTTAG
- the LOC108987565 gene encoding probable leucine-rich repeat receptor-like serine/threonine-protein kinase At3g14840 isoform X2: protein MFLVRLLLPASIVMTVCFATFASGALDQLPDDEVQALRDILHTLGKKDWDFSNPCNSTVPPTDDTKKIAAVTCSNCTFGNGNESYRVVGIYFMRQNLPGTLPPDLGKLPCLQVFDLSYNYLNGSIPSAWGSLKQLVNISVSGNRLTGPIPGDLAKIPTLTSLTVEYNQLSGNLPLELGSLSSLEVLLRSNNFTGELPSSFANLTSMTEFRISDNQFSGQISSYIQNWKNLTKLYIQASGLKGPIPPLDLLGKLTVLMISDLNGSDQVTNFPLKNIDVARWKTLILRNCNLTGPLPEPILSPGVGISLLTLDLSFNSLSGEIPESFGSSLRDVPRIYLTRNLFTGPIPDWILDGGKNIDLSYNKFTIPEGSKLSSSNCQYGKGINLFASSSMDNETSNIVSCLRISSRCPKNGQYKLHINCGGQEVTVNNSIKFDADTNSGGPSNFFLAQDYYWSFSSTGHFLLDNRPKKAFILSNLSRLSTDTTNPELYMTARFSPLSLTYYAFCLVSGKYRVRLHFAEIVFTDDETYKSLGRRVFDVYIQGERRLKDFDIVKAAGGVRKPNIQSFDAVVTNSGTLEIRFYWAGKGTNTIPSIGDYGPLISAISVDYLDQIPSSIPKGGVVGIIVAGAFVIILFIVAILWWKGCLGQRSSATEHDLRGLDLKTGIFTLRQIKTATNNFDAANKIGEGGFGSVYKGLLSDGTTMAIKQLSSKSKQGNREFLNEIGMISALQHPHLVKLYGCCVEGNQLLLVYEYMENNSLARALFGPEEYQLQLDWPTRHRICVGIARGLAYLHEESRLKIVHRDIKATNVLLDKNLNPKISDFGMAKLDEEDNTHISTRIAGTYGYMAPEYAMRGYLTDKADVYSFGVVALEIVNGKSNTSPRSKGEALHLLDWALVLKEKGNLLDLVDPRLGSNYMKEEVMRLINVALLCTNVSASVRPTMSSVVSMLEGDAVIPELGPNLSIIDDEMKVKALCEHFQDKKELSRSENSQTQSLLRDDPFTGSSTSAVDLYPINVDSSYWEKRV, encoded by the exons atgtttcttGTTCGGCTTCTTCTTCCAGCTTCAATCGTCATGACCGTTTGCTTTGCAACTTTTGCTTCCGGAGCCCTTGACCAACTGCCCGATGATGAag TGCAAGCTTTACGTGACATATTGCATACGTTGGGGAAGAAGGACTGGGACTTCTCTAACCCATGTAATAGTACTGTACCACCAACGGACGACACAAAAAAGATTGCTGCTGTTACGTGCAGCAACTGCACCTTTGGCAATGGCAACGAGTCGTACCGCGTTGTGGGCAT ATATTTCATGAGACAAAATCTACCAGGCACTCTTCCTCCAGATTTGGGGAAGTTACCTTGCCTGCAAGTATT TGACCTCTCTTACAACTACCTTAACGGTTCAATCCCTTCGGCTTGGGGCTCCTTAAAGCAGCTTGTCAATAT TTCCGTTTCAGGAAACCGGTTAACGGGTCCTATCCCTGGAGATCTTGCGAAAATCCCAACTCTGACAAGCTT GACGGTCGAGTACAATCAACTTTCTGGAAATCTTCCTCTAGAGCTTGGGAGTTTGTCCTCCTTAGAAGTACT ACTCAGGTCGAATAATTTTACTGGGGAGCTACCTTCTTCATTTGCAAACTTGACCTCAATGACAGAGTT TCGGATCAGTGACAATCAATTTTCTGGACAGATTTCCAGTTATattcaaaattggaaaaatctCACTAAATT ATATATTCAGGCAAGTGGTTTGAAGGGGCCAATTCCTCCCCTTGATCTTTTGGGAAAGTTAACTGTCTT GATGATCAGTGACTTGAATGGATCTGATCAAGTAACTAATTTTCCACTGAAAAACATTGACGTGGCACGATGGAAAACACT gatATTGAGGAATTGCAATCTTACTGGACCGCTACCCGAGCCAATATTATCTCCCGGGGTTGGGATATCATTGTTAACCTT AGATCTCAGCTTCAACAGTCTAAGTGGAGAAATTCCAGAGAGTTTTGGAAGTTCACTACGAGATGTACCACGCAT ATACTTAACCCGCAACTTGTTTACTGGACCAATACCTGATTGGATACTGGATGGAGGAAAAAATAT CGATCTTTCATATAACAAGTTTACAATTCCTGAAGGATCTAAATTATCATCATCAAATTGTCAATATGGGAAAGG GATTAACTTGTTCGCAAGCTCTTCGATGGACAATGAGAC TAGCAATATTGTTTCGTGTTTGAGGATCAGCTCGCGTTGTCCCAAAA ATGGCCAGTACAAGCTTCATATAAATTGCGGCGGACAAGAAGTAACTGTTAATAACAGTATTAAATTTGATGCTGATACAAATTCAGGGGGACCTTCAAATTTCTTCCTCGCACAAGACTACTACTGGTCGTTTAGCAGCACTGGTCATTTCCTATTAGATAACCGCCCTAAAAAAGCTTTCATTTTGTCAAATTTATCCAGACTCTCTACGGACACGACCAATCCCGAACTGTACATGACAGCGcgtttttctcctctctctcttactTATTATGCCTTTTGTTTGGTAAGTGGAAAGTACAGAGTAAGGCTCCATTTTGCGGAGATAGTGTTCACTGATGATGAAACGTATAAGAGCTTGGGAAGACGTGTATTTGATGTTTACATTCAG ggAGAGCGAAGGCTGAAGGATTTCGATATTGTAAAGGCGGCAGGTGGGGTTCGTAAGCCAAATATACAAAGTTTTGATGCTGTCGTGACTAATAGTGGTACCCTGGAGATCCGTTTCTACTGGGCTGGGAAGGGGACAAATACTATCCCATCGATAGGAGACTATGGTCCTCTTATTTCAGCCATTTCTGTGGATTATC tTGATCAAATCCCTTCAAGTATACCTAAAGGGGGAGTGGTTGGAATTATCGTTGCCGGAgcttttgttataatattatttattgtggcTATACTCTGGTGGAAAGGTTGTCTAGGACAAAGATCAAGTGCTACTGAACATG ATTTAAGAGGCCTAGACCTGAAAACTGGAATATTCACCTTAAGGCAAATCAAAACAGCCACAAACAATTTTGATGCGGCGAATAAAATTGGGGAAGGTGGTTTTGGTTCTGTTTATAAG GGCCTTTTGTCTGATGGCACCACGATGGCAATCAAACAGCTTTCTTCCAAATCAAAGCAAGGAAATCGTGAGTTTTTGAATGAGATCGGCATGATTTCTGCTTTGCAACACCCTCATCTTGTAAAGCTCTATGGATGCTGTGTTGAAGGAAATCAATTGTTGCTGGTATACGAGTACATGGAAAATAATAGCCTCGCTCGTGCTTTGTTTG GGCCAGAAGAATATCAATTACAATTGGATTGGCCAACAAGACATAGGATTTGTGTTGGTATAGCAAGAGGTTTGGCCTATCTCCATGAAGAGTCAAGGTTGAAGATTGTCCATAGAGACATCAAGGCTACTAATGTCTTGCTTGATAAAAATCTCAACCCTAAGATATCCGACTTTGGTATGGCCAAGCTTGATGAAGAGGATAATACCCACATCAGCACCCGAATTGCTGGAACTTA TGGTTATATGGCACCTGAGTATGCGATGCGAGGCTATTTAACTGACAAAGCAGATGTTTATAGCTTTGGAGTAGTCGCCTTGGAAATTGTCAATGGGAAGAGCAACACGAGTCCCCGGTCTAAGGGGGAAGCTCTACATCTTCTTGATTGG GCACttgttttaaaagagaaaggaaatctATTGGATTTGGTTGATCCAAGATTAGGCTCAAACTACATGAAGGAAGAGGTTATGCGTTTGATTAATGTGGCTCTCCTATGCACTAATGTTTCTGCATCAGTTAGGCCTACCATGTCCTCAGTGGTGAGCATGCTTGAGGGCGACGCTGTTATTCCAGAGTTGGGTCCAAATTTAAGTATCAtagatgatgaaatgaaagtgaAGGCACTATGTGAGCATTTCCAAGATAAGAAAGAACTGAGTAGGTCGGAAAATAGCCAGACCCAAAGTTTATTAAGGGATGATCCATTCACGGGTTCTTCTACATCCGCTGTTGATCTATATCCAATCAACGTGGATTCTAGTTATTGGGAGAAAAGAGTTTAG
- the LOC108987565 gene encoding probable leucine-rich repeat receptor-like serine/threonine-protein kinase At3g14840 isoform X3, which translates to MFLVRLLLPASIVMTVCFATFASGALDQLPDDEVQALRDILHTLGKKDWDFSNPCNSTVPPTDDTKKIAAVTCSNCTFGNGNESYRVVGIYFMRQNLPGTLPPDLGKLPCLQVFDLSYNYLNGSIPSAWGSLKQLVNISVSGNRLTGPIPGDLAKIPTLTSLTVEYNQLSGNLPLELGSLSSLEVLKLRSNNFTGELPSSFANLTSMTELYIQASGLKGPIPPLDLLGKLTVLMISDLNGSDQVTNFPLKNIDVARWKTLILRNCNLTGPLPEPILSPGVGISLLTLDLSFNSLSGEIPESFGSSLRDVPRIYLTRNLFTGPIPDWILDGGKNIDLSYNKFTIPEGSKLSSSNCQYGKGINLFASSSMDNETSNIVSCLRISSRCPKNGQYKLHINCGGQEVTVNNSIKFDADTNSGGPSNFFLAQDYYWSFSSTGHFLLDNRPKKAFILSNLSRLSTDTTNPELYMTARFSPLSLTYYAFCLVSGKYRVRLHFAEIVFTDDETYKSLGRRVFDVYIQGERRLKDFDIVKAAGGVRKPNIQSFDAVVTNSGTLEIRFYWAGKGTNTIPSIGDYGPLISAISVDYLDQIPSSIPKGGVVGIIVAGAFVIILFIVAILWWKGCLGQRSSATEHDLRGLDLKTGIFTLRQIKTATNNFDAANKIGEGGFGSVYKGLLSDGTTMAIKQLSSKSKQGNREFLNEIGMISALQHPHLVKLYGCCVEGNQLLLVYEYMENNSLARALFGPEEYQLQLDWPTRHRICVGIARGLAYLHEESRLKIVHRDIKATNVLLDKNLNPKISDFGMAKLDEEDNTHISTRIAGTYGYMAPEYAMRGYLTDKADVYSFGVVALEIVNGKSNTSPRSKGEALHLLDWALVLKEKGNLLDLVDPRLGSNYMKEEVMRLINVALLCTNVSASVRPTMSSVVSMLEGDAVIPELGPNLSIIDDEMKVKALCEHFQDKKELSRSENSQTQSLLRDDPFTGSSTSAVDLYPINVDSSYWEKRV; encoded by the exons atgtttcttGTTCGGCTTCTTCTTCCAGCTTCAATCGTCATGACCGTTTGCTTTGCAACTTTTGCTTCCGGAGCCCTTGACCAACTGCCCGATGATGAag TGCAAGCTTTACGTGACATATTGCATACGTTGGGGAAGAAGGACTGGGACTTCTCTAACCCATGTAATAGTACTGTACCACCAACGGACGACACAAAAAAGATTGCTGCTGTTACGTGCAGCAACTGCACCTTTGGCAATGGCAACGAGTCGTACCGCGTTGTGGGCAT ATATTTCATGAGACAAAATCTACCAGGCACTCTTCCTCCAGATTTGGGGAAGTTACCTTGCCTGCAAGTATT TGACCTCTCTTACAACTACCTTAACGGTTCAATCCCTTCGGCTTGGGGCTCCTTAAAGCAGCTTGTCAATAT TTCCGTTTCAGGAAACCGGTTAACGGGTCCTATCCCTGGAGATCTTGCGAAAATCCCAACTCTGACAAGCTT GACGGTCGAGTACAATCAACTTTCTGGAAATCTTCCTCTAGAGCTTGGGAGTTTGTCCTCCTTAGAAGTACT TAAACTCAGGTCGAATAATTTTACTGGGGAGCTACCTTCTTCATTTGCAAACTTGACCTCAATGACAGAGTT ATATATTCAGGCAAGTGGTTTGAAGGGGCCAATTCCTCCCCTTGATCTTTTGGGAAAGTTAACTGTCTT GATGATCAGTGACTTGAATGGATCTGATCAAGTAACTAATTTTCCACTGAAAAACATTGACGTGGCACGATGGAAAACACT gatATTGAGGAATTGCAATCTTACTGGACCGCTACCCGAGCCAATATTATCTCCCGGGGTTGGGATATCATTGTTAACCTT AGATCTCAGCTTCAACAGTCTAAGTGGAGAAATTCCAGAGAGTTTTGGAAGTTCACTACGAGATGTACCACGCAT ATACTTAACCCGCAACTTGTTTACTGGACCAATACCTGATTGGATACTGGATGGAGGAAAAAATAT CGATCTTTCATATAACAAGTTTACAATTCCTGAAGGATCTAAATTATCATCATCAAATTGTCAATATGGGAAAGG GATTAACTTGTTCGCAAGCTCTTCGATGGACAATGAGAC TAGCAATATTGTTTCGTGTTTGAGGATCAGCTCGCGTTGTCCCAAAA ATGGCCAGTACAAGCTTCATATAAATTGCGGCGGACAAGAAGTAACTGTTAATAACAGTATTAAATTTGATGCTGATACAAATTCAGGGGGACCTTCAAATTTCTTCCTCGCACAAGACTACTACTGGTCGTTTAGCAGCACTGGTCATTTCCTATTAGATAACCGCCCTAAAAAAGCTTTCATTTTGTCAAATTTATCCAGACTCTCTACGGACACGACCAATCCCGAACTGTACATGACAGCGcgtttttctcctctctctcttactTATTATGCCTTTTGTTTGGTAAGTGGAAAGTACAGAGTAAGGCTCCATTTTGCGGAGATAGTGTTCACTGATGATGAAACGTATAAGAGCTTGGGAAGACGTGTATTTGATGTTTACATTCAG ggAGAGCGAAGGCTGAAGGATTTCGATATTGTAAAGGCGGCAGGTGGGGTTCGTAAGCCAAATATACAAAGTTTTGATGCTGTCGTGACTAATAGTGGTACCCTGGAGATCCGTTTCTACTGGGCTGGGAAGGGGACAAATACTATCCCATCGATAGGAGACTATGGTCCTCTTATTTCAGCCATTTCTGTGGATTATC tTGATCAAATCCCTTCAAGTATACCTAAAGGGGGAGTGGTTGGAATTATCGTTGCCGGAgcttttgttataatattatttattgtggcTATACTCTGGTGGAAAGGTTGTCTAGGACAAAGATCAAGTGCTACTGAACATG ATTTAAGAGGCCTAGACCTGAAAACTGGAATATTCACCTTAAGGCAAATCAAAACAGCCACAAACAATTTTGATGCGGCGAATAAAATTGGGGAAGGTGGTTTTGGTTCTGTTTATAAG GGCCTTTTGTCTGATGGCACCACGATGGCAATCAAACAGCTTTCTTCCAAATCAAAGCAAGGAAATCGTGAGTTTTTGAATGAGATCGGCATGATTTCTGCTTTGCAACACCCTCATCTTGTAAAGCTCTATGGATGCTGTGTTGAAGGAAATCAATTGTTGCTGGTATACGAGTACATGGAAAATAATAGCCTCGCTCGTGCTTTGTTTG GGCCAGAAGAATATCAATTACAATTGGATTGGCCAACAAGACATAGGATTTGTGTTGGTATAGCAAGAGGTTTGGCCTATCTCCATGAAGAGTCAAGGTTGAAGATTGTCCATAGAGACATCAAGGCTACTAATGTCTTGCTTGATAAAAATCTCAACCCTAAGATATCCGACTTTGGTATGGCCAAGCTTGATGAAGAGGATAATACCCACATCAGCACCCGAATTGCTGGAACTTA TGGTTATATGGCACCTGAGTATGCGATGCGAGGCTATTTAACTGACAAAGCAGATGTTTATAGCTTTGGAGTAGTCGCCTTGGAAATTGTCAATGGGAAGAGCAACACGAGTCCCCGGTCTAAGGGGGAAGCTCTACATCTTCTTGATTGG GCACttgttttaaaagagaaaggaaatctATTGGATTTGGTTGATCCAAGATTAGGCTCAAACTACATGAAGGAAGAGGTTATGCGTTTGATTAATGTGGCTCTCCTATGCACTAATGTTTCTGCATCAGTTAGGCCTACCATGTCCTCAGTGGTGAGCATGCTTGAGGGCGACGCTGTTATTCCAGAGTTGGGTCCAAATTTAAGTATCAtagatgatgaaatgaaagtgaAGGCACTATGTGAGCATTTCCAAGATAAGAAAGAACTGAGTAGGTCGGAAAATAGCCAGACCCAAAGTTTATTAAGGGATGATCCATTCACGGGTTCTTCTACATCCGCTGTTGATCTATATCCAATCAACGTGGATTCTAGTTATTGGGAGAAAAGAGTTTAG